From Juglans regia cultivar Chandler chromosome 8, Walnut 2.0, whole genome shotgun sequence, the proteins below share one genomic window:
- the LOC118343732 gene encoding cyclin-dependent kinase B2-1-like, whose product MDAYQKLEKVGEGTYGKVYRAKEKATGNIVALKKTSLHEDEEGVPLPLLSARFPSSACSPAIPMSPGETCGAIL is encoded by the exons ATGGATGCATACCAGAAGCTAGAGAAGGTAGGAGAAGGGACGTACGGGAAGGTGTACAGGGCGAAAGAGAAGGCGACCGGGAATATCGTGGCCCTGAAGAAGACTAGCCTCCACGAGGACGAGGAAGGCGTCCCCCTCCCACTACTCTCCGCGAGGTTTCCATCCTCCGCATGCTCTCCCGCGATCCCCATGTCGCCAG gagaaacttgtggagcaattttATAA